The following proteins are co-located in the Alcaligenes faecalis genome:
- a CDS encoding DMT family transporter, translated as MTSSSRAQGGAIALFVLLWGSAGIFTRIGLDHGSVMAMLILRFAIALPMVIMLGHFNGGWLPPKGQRLLPAISGLLMIGLYSFFYFETLAQGITPGLLATILGVQPILTLALTERRFSLSRIAGLALSLTGLILVVYQSLIVSRLSVMGLVFAIAALLSITIGTIVQKRQPVGALQGMPLQYSLSLGLFTLVSLGLGQEIRWENTLGFWGPVIWLGLVISVLAQLLLYRMIRSGNLVNVTSLFYLVPVVTAGLDFLVLGNTLAARAGLGLVAILAGLWLTLRKKAA; from the coding sequence GCGCCCAAGGGGGTGCTATTGCCCTGTTCGTGCTGCTTTGGGGCAGCGCGGGTATTTTCACGCGTATCGGTTTGGACCATGGCTCGGTGATGGCCATGCTGATTCTGCGTTTTGCCATCGCCCTGCCTATGGTGATTATGCTGGGGCACTTCAATGGCGGCTGGCTACCGCCCAAAGGGCAACGTCTGTTACCGGCTATCAGCGGTTTGCTGATGATTGGGTTGTATTCCTTTTTCTATTTTGAAACCCTGGCTCAAGGAATCACTCCGGGTCTGCTGGCGACGATCCTGGGGGTACAGCCGATTCTGACCTTGGCTTTGACCGAGCGGCGTTTTTCTTTGAGCCGTATAGCCGGTTTGGCACTGTCGTTGACCGGGCTGATTCTGGTGGTGTATCAAAGCCTGATTGTCAGCCGCTTGTCCGTAATGGGTCTGGTGTTTGCGATTGCTGCTTTGTTGAGCATCACCATCGGGACAATTGTTCAAAAGCGTCAACCTGTGGGGGCGTTGCAGGGGATGCCCTTGCAATACTCCTTGTCTCTGGGCTTGTTTACTCTGGTGTCCCTGGGGTTAGGACAGGAAATCCGCTGGGAGAACACGCTGGGCTTTTGGGGGCCTGTTATTTGGCTTGGCCTGGTGATTTCCGTGCTGGCCCAGTTATTGCTGTATCGCATGATTCGCAGCGGGAATCTGGTCAATGTCACTAGCCTGTTTTATCTGGTTCCTGTGGTGACAGCCGGATTGGATTTCCTGGTTCTGGGGAATACCTTGGCGGCTCGCGCGGGGTTGGGACTGGTAGCTATCTTGGCTGGTCTGTGGCTGACATTACGGAAGAAAGCGGCGTAA
- a CDS encoding cytochrome c — protein MSRPVQSRQSENADPHEQYNPVPRVVILVILALLAWAVYYIVSAQPNSSPRLGDQRPLAVLAPAPGSASADGKQLYANACVACHQASGQGLPGVFPPLADSEWVKGQPKVLAQLVLHGINGPITVKGQQYQGAMPAFAEQFSDAELAAVLSFIRHEWGNEVDAVTPEFVAEARAASADRSQPWQGEKELQDWIAAQ, from the coding sequence ACAACCCGGTTCCGCGCGTAGTGATTTTGGTGATTTTGGCTTTGTTGGCCTGGGCGGTGTATTACATCGTGTCAGCTCAGCCGAATAGCTCTCCCCGCCTGGGGGATCAACGACCGTTGGCTGTGTTGGCTCCCGCTCCTGGCAGTGCGTCTGCGGATGGCAAGCAGCTATATGCCAATGCCTGTGTGGCGTGCCACCAGGCAAGCGGGCAAGGTTTGCCGGGGGTGTTTCCGCCTTTGGCTGACTCTGAATGGGTGAAGGGCCAACCCAAAGTGTTAGCTCAGTTGGTGCTGCATGGCATTAACGGGCCTATCACGGTGAAAGGACAGCAGTATCAGGGTGCGATGCCTGCTTTTGCGGAGCAGTTCAGTGATGCGGAGCTGGCGGCTGTGTTGAGCTTTATTCGCCATGAGTGGGGAAATGAGGTGGATGCCGTCACTCCTGAGTTTGTGGCCGAGGCGCGGGCGGCTAGTGCTGATCGAAGCCAACCCTGGCAAGGGGAGAAGGAATTGCAGGACTGGATTGCGGCGCAGTGA